Proteins from a single region of Pseudopedobacter saltans DSM 12145:
- the hscA gene encoding Fe-S protein assembly chaperone HscA — translation MAKISINLATGSLQKEDIIVGIDLGTTNSLISFINPDNKPQVINDSGKGILVPSVIHFDENNTPVVGNEAKDFLISDPQNTIFSVKRLLGRSYKDIQNHEDYFSYKIIDDDNDESLVKIKIGENYYTPIDLSAVILSELKARAEHALKTKVNRAVITVPAYFNDSQRQATRDAGKLAGLDVLRIVNEPTAASLAYGIGLSPEEEKTIAVYDLGGGTFDISILKIQNGIFEVLSTHGNTFLGGDDFDRAIVDYWIKQNNLQENIPYQALRLKAEEAKKSFTHQNLFNEKIGDIFCAIDKQTFESLIADKVNETLISCKNALTDAGLQTSDIDEVIMVGGSTRTDLVKRKVAEFFEKEVNDAINPDEVVSLGAAIQADVLSGNRKDILLLDVTPLSLGIETMGGLMDTIIPRNSKIPTKAGRQYTTSVDGQVNMKISVYQGERDLVKENRKLAEFDLKGIPSMPAGFPKVDINFLLNADGILTVEAIELRSGVKQHIDVKPTYGLKDEEVEKMLLDSVLNAKDDVAQRMVIEARTEGEQMVYTAERFIEKNTNFLTKDEINETQRLIAALKNELGSNDKDKIHSAIDTLNEYTRPFAERLMDHAISHAMKGKSIE, via the coding sequence ATGGCTAAGATTTCAATTAACCTGGCAACAGGTTCATTACAAAAAGAAGATATAATTGTTGGTATCGATTTAGGTACAACAAACTCTTTGATATCCTTTATCAATCCAGACAACAAACCTCAGGTAATTAACGACTCGGGAAAGGGAATTCTTGTTCCTTCGGTTATTCACTTTGACGAAAACAATACTCCTGTTGTCGGCAACGAAGCTAAAGACTTTTTAATCTCAGACCCTCAGAACACTATTTTTTCTGTAAAAAGGTTACTAGGACGTTCTTATAAAGATATCCAAAATCATGAAGATTACTTCTCCTATAAGATTATAGATGATGATAATGATGAGAGTTTGGTAAAAATTAAAATTGGAGAAAACTATTACACGCCCATTGATCTTTCTGCCGTAATTTTAAGTGAATTGAAGGCCAGAGCCGAACACGCATTAAAAACAAAAGTAAACCGGGCTGTAATTACTGTTCCTGCTTATTTTAACGACTCGCAGAGACAGGCAACAAGAGATGCGGGCAAATTAGCTGGTTTAGATGTTCTGCGTATTGTGAATGAGCCTACTGCTGCATCTTTAGCTTACGGAATAGGATTAAGCCCCGAAGAAGAGAAAACCATTGCTGTTTATGATTTGGGCGGCGGTACTTTCGATATCTCAATCCTTAAAATTCAAAATGGCATTTTCGAAGTGTTATCTACTCATGGGAACACCTTTTTAGGTGGTGACGACTTCGACCGAGCCATTGTAGACTATTGGATTAAGCAAAATAATCTGCAAGAAAACATCCCGTATCAGGCATTAAGGTTAAAAGCCGAAGAAGCGAAGAAATCTTTTACACACCAAAATTTATTCAATGAAAAGATCGGCGATATCTTTTGTGCAATTGATAAGCAAACCTTTGAAAGCTTAATTGCTGATAAAGTAAATGAAACTTTAATTTCGTGTAAAAACGCATTAACTGATGCCGGCCTTCAAACTTCAGATATTGATGAAGTTATTATGGTTGGGGGCTCTACCAGAACCGATTTGGTAAAAAGAAAGGTAGCGGAATTTTTCGAAAAAGAAGTAAATGATGCTATTAACCCTGATGAGGTGGTATCTTTAGGCGCGGCGATACAGGCTGATGTTTTATCTGGAAACAGAAAAGATATTCTATTATTAGATGTTACTCCGCTTTCTTTAGGTATAGAAACCATGGGCGGATTAATGGACACCATCATCCCTAGAAATTCTAAAATCCCAACCAAGGCCGGACGACAATATACCACTTCTGTTGATGGCCAGGTGAATATGAAAATATCTGTTTATCAAGGCGAAAGAGATTTAGTTAAGGAAAACAGAAAATTAGCCGAATTTGATCTAAAAGGGATTCCTTCTATGCCAGCCGGCTTCCCTAAGGTTGATATTAATTTTCTATTGAACGCTGATGGTATTTTAACGGTAGAAGCCATCGAGCTACGCTCGGGAGTGAAGCAGCACATCGATGTAAAACCTACTTATGGCCTTAAAGATGAAGAGGTTGAAAAGATGTTATTGGACTCTGTATTGAACGCAAAAGATGATGTTGCACAACGTATGGTTATTGAAGCCAGAACTGAAGGCGAACAAATGGTATATACTGCCGAGCGTTTTATCGAAAAGAATACTAACTTTTTAACGAAAGATGAGATTAATGAAACTCAAAGACTAATTGCAGCATTAAAAAACGAATTAGGGAGCAACGACAAGGATAAAATTCACTCTGCTATTGATACTTTAAATGAATATACAAGACCTTTTGCTGAGCGACTGATGGATCACGCGATCTCTCATGCTATGAAGGGAAAAAGTATTGAGTAG
- a CDS encoding L,D-transpeptidase family protein, whose translation MKFKHIFILLSFTLFFLVSCKKYKHEEFGRSLSKAFKSKAYKDFDTAAYYSVFAEQLKKEIRQVHHPKWLNKIYSEEGNRLTLLGSFLLDGGLDSLSGHLSNSEVHGLNPVYFHSDDIANLLDSVKKTRFKKIEEIYPVLARLEILSADGLINYANILKYGAINPKKLYGRYFDSIERPDFIESQKMLEQMDLISFLRDLQPKNAVYTALQAEMQKGLSGDQKERIFLNLERLRWKISDFPEKFILVNIPEFKLRLYDNHKEALAMKVCVGATANPPYSKNGQNHETPVLSGTIDRMQINPVWNIPKSIAGKEIMTKLVENPSYLDESNMVAYDKSGAAVNAQSVDWSSASVDDYSFKQNPGSDNSLGRVKFIFYNPYAIYLHDTPAKQMFNEKNRAVSHGCVRVEQPLKLVDFLLNDQKESEKVKSEITGSDNESRWVKVKDPVKVYLAYYTAFADDKDGITWVDDVYGYDPKLKAALENYLPQTIN comes from the coding sequence ATGAAGTTTAAACATATATTTATTCTACTGTCGTTTACACTATTTTTTTTGGTGTCTTGTAAAAAATACAAACATGAAGAGTTTGGAAGGAGCTTGTCCAAAGCTTTTAAAAGCAAAGCCTACAAAGATTTTGATACCGCGGCATATTATTCCGTATTTGCAGAACAATTAAAAAAAGAAATTAGGCAGGTTCATCATCCAAAATGGTTAAATAAAATCTATAGTGAAGAAGGTAACAGGCTCACGCTATTAGGAAGTTTTCTACTAGATGGCGGCTTAGACAGTCTATCAGGTCATTTATCGAATTCTGAAGTACACGGTTTAAATCCAGTTTATTTCCACTCAGATGATATTGCAAACCTATTGGACAGTGTTAAAAAAACTAGATTTAAAAAAATAGAAGAAATATATCCTGTGTTAGCCAGGTTGGAGATTTTAAGTGCCGACGGTTTGATTAATTACGCAAATATCTTAAAATATGGAGCTATAAATCCTAAAAAGCTTTATGGAAGATATTTTGATTCTATAGAAAGGCCTGATTTTATTGAATCGCAAAAGATGCTGGAACAAATGGATCTTATCAGCTTCCTTCGTGATTTGCAACCTAAAAATGCTGTTTATACAGCACTACAAGCAGAGATGCAAAAGGGTCTATCAGGAGATCAGAAAGAGAGGATATTTTTGAATTTGGAGAGACTGCGCTGGAAAATCTCTGATTTCCCTGAAAAGTTTATTTTGGTAAATATTCCGGAATTTAAACTGCGACTTTATGACAATCATAAAGAAGCACTGGCGATGAAGGTTTGTGTAGGCGCTACGGCTAATCCTCCTTACTCTAAAAATGGTCAAAACCACGAAACACCTGTGTTAAGTGGCACCATAGACAGAATGCAGATAAATCCGGTTTGGAATATTCCTAAAAGCATAGCAGGAAAGGAAATTATGACCAAGTTAGTCGAGAATCCTTCTTATCTGGACGAAAGCAATATGGTGGCTTATGATAAATCCGGTGCTGCTGTTAATGCACAAAGCGTAGACTGGAGTTCGGCGAGTGTCGATGATTATTCTTTTAAACAGAACCCTGGTTCAGATAATTCTTTGGGTAGGGTTAAGTTTATATTTTATAATCCTTACGCTATTTATTTGCATGACACACCAGCAAAGCAGATGTTCAATGAAAAAAACCGGGCGGTTAGCCACGGTTGCGTTAGGGTAGAGCAACCTTTAAAATTGGTTGATTTTCTTTTAAACGATCAGAAGGAAAGTGAAAAAGTGAAATCTGAAATTACTGGTAGCGATAATGAATCAAGATGGGTGAAAGTTAAAGATCCTGTAAAAGTATATTTGGCTTATTATACTGCTTTTGCAGATGATAAAGATGGGATTACTTGGGTGGATGATGTTTATGGATATGATCCTAAGCTGAAAGCCGCTTTAGAGAATTATTTGCCTCAGACTATTAATTAA
- the hisG gene encoding ATP phosphoribosyltransferase, which translates to MKTLKIAIQKSGRLNEKSVELLKNCGLSFENYKSSLISSVSNFPLEILFLRDDDIPEYVQDGIADIGIVGENVIQETQVEVAYLQRLGFGKCKLKLAVPVDSSIKTVKDLEGKAIATSYPNILKNFLTKESINADIKMISGSVEIAPGLGLSDAIFDIVSTGGTLKNNGLKPFHDVISSEAILIGRKGEEDEELIQELIQRIQSVLRAKDNKYIVLNVERKNLEKVTALLPGVKSPSVIALADENWVAVHTVIPEKDFWDRINELKSAGAQGILVMPIEKIIM; encoded by the coding sequence TTGAAAACTTTAAAAATAGCTATCCAGAAGTCGGGAAGACTTAACGAAAAATCTGTTGAATTACTAAAAAACTGTGGTCTAAGTTTCGAAAACTATAAAAGTTCTTTAATTTCCTCTGTATCTAATTTCCCATTGGAAATCCTTTTTTTAAGGGATGATGATATTCCGGAATACGTTCAGGACGGTATCGCTGATATAGGAATAGTTGGGGAAAACGTGATACAGGAAACTCAGGTAGAGGTTGCTTATCTACAGCGCTTAGGTTTTGGAAAATGTAAGCTTAAGTTAGCTGTCCCTGTAGACAGTTCTATTAAGACGGTAAAAGATTTGGAAGGAAAGGCTATCGCTACTTCTTATCCAAATATTTTAAAGAATTTCCTTACAAAGGAAAGCATTAATGCAGATATCAAAATGATTTCAGGTTCTGTTGAGATTGCTCCGGGATTAGGATTAAGCGATGCTATTTTCGATATCGTTTCTACTGGTGGAACTTTAAAAAACAACGGGTTAAAACCTTTTCATGATGTAATTTCTTCTGAAGCCATTTTGATTGGTAGAAAAGGTGAAGAGGATGAAGAATTAATTCAGGAATTGATTCAAAGGATACAGTCTGTTCTTCGTGCTAAAGACAATAAATATATTGTGCTAAATGTAGAGCGTAAAAATCTGGAAAAAGTGACTGCCTTATTGCCGGGAGTAAAAAGTCCTTCGGTGATTGCTTTGGCTGATGAAAACTGGGTTGCTGTACACACAGTAATTCCTGAAAAGGATTTCTGGGATAGAATCAATGAATTGAAAAGTGCAGGTGCGCAAGGTATTTTAGTAATGCCAATAGAAAAAATCATTATGTAA